The stretch of DNA ATAAATTAATTCTAAGGAGCGATAACAGCATGATTAATGTAACAGTATGGAACGAGCACCGTCACGAACAAAAAAACCCGGTAGTAAGAGACGTTTACCCAGAAGGTATTCACGGAGCAATTGCAAGCTTTTTAAAAGATGATTATAAAGTGAGAACAGCAACGCTAGATGAAGCGGAACACGGATTAACAGATGATGTTTTAAATGAAACAGATGTTTTAATTTGGTGGGGCCATATCGCACATGATGAAGTAAGTGATGAAGTTGTGGAAAAAGTGAAGAAACGTGTATGGGAAGGAATGGGACTTATCGTACTTCATTCTGGTCACTTCTCGAAAATTTTCAAAACATTGATGGGTACTTCATGTGACTTAAAATGGCGTGAAGCAGACGAGAAAGAAAGACTATGGGTTGTTGACCCAAGCCATCCAATTGTGGAAGGTGTTGGAGAATACATTGAGCTTGATCGTGAAGAAATGTATGGAGAGCATTTTGACATTCCAGCACCAGATCAACTTGTATTTTTAAGTTGGTTTGAAGGTGGAGAAGTATTTAGAAGCGGATGCACTTACAGCCGTGGTAACGGGAAGATTTTCTACTTCCGACCAGGACATGAAACGTATCCGACCTATCATAACGAAGAAATTCAACGAGTTATTAAAAATGGCGTAAAATGGGCGGCACCGACAAAACGCTCTTATCCTGTATATGGAAACGCGAAGCCATTAGAAGAAATTAAACCAAAGAACTAAACAGGGGGATTAGACATATGAGTAAAGTGAAAATTGGAGTAATTGGTTGTGGAAGTATTGCGAAACACCGTCATTTACCGGAATATGCAAACAATAAAAATGTAGAAATTGTTGCAGTGTGTGACATCGTAGAGGAAAGAGCACAAGAGACTGCGGATAAATATAATGCAACTGCTTATACAAGTTATGAAGAGCTTTTAGCTAATGAAGACGTGGAGGCAGTAAGTGTTTGTACACCGAACTATTTACACGCTCCAGTTTCGATTGCAGCATTAAAGGCAGGTAAACACGTACTATGTGAAAAGCCGATGGCAACATCTAAAGAAGAAGCAGAGGAAATGATTGCAGCCGCTAAAGCAAGTAATAAAAAACTAATGATTGCTCATAACCAACGTTTCGTACCTTCGCACCAAAAAGCGAGACAACTAGTTGCAAGTGGAGAGCTTGGAAAAATTTATAGCTTCCGTACTGCTTTCGGTCATGGAGGCCCAGAAGGTTGGAGTGTAGATGGAGCGAATAGCTGGTTCTTTAAAAAAGAGCAAGCGTTCATCGGTGCGATGGGTGACCTAGGTGTTCATAAAACAGACCTTTTACGCTACATTTTAGGAGAAGAGTTTGTAGAAGTTGGTGCGTTCGTAGAAACTAGTGCAAAAGAAAATGCAGATGTGGATGATACAGCTGTTTGTGTTTTAAAAACAGAAAGCGGTATTATAGGTACATTAGCAGCTAGCTGGTCTTACGTATCGAAAGAGGATAACGCTACTATTATTTATGCGGAAAATGCTATCGTTCGTCTAGAAGATGACCCAGTTAACTCCGTAATTGTTCAATATAAAAATGGTGAAGTCGTGAAATATGAGCTAGGTGGCATTCAAACGAATGAATCTGGTGGACAAACGAGCTCTCAAGTAGTAGACCAATTTATTACTTCTATCGTGAATGATGTAGAGCCACCAGTTTCGGGTGAAGAAGGAATGAAATCTTTACAAGTCGTATTAGCTGCGCTTGCTTCTAATGAAACGAAACAAATAACTAGAATTTAAGTGGTGGTTAAAATGACAAAAATAAAAATGGGAATTATCGGCACGGGCGGTATCGCTCGTGGCCGCCACATTCCTGCCTACCAACAAATATCTGATCTAGTAACACTCGAGGCTGTTTGTGATGTAAATATCGATGCAGCGAAAGCGGTTGCTGAAGAGTTTGGAATTGAAAAAGTGTTCTCCGATTACACCGATCTTCTTAAAGAAGTAGACGCCGTAACAATTTGTACACCAAACAAATTTCATGCTGAAATGACGATTGCAGCGTTAGAAGCTGGTGTTCATGTGTTATGTGAAAAGCCGATGGCAATAAGTGCTGAAGAATCAGCCGCAATGCTTGAAGCTGCTAATAGAACTGGAAAAGTGTTAGGAATCGGATTCCACTATCGATTTACGAAAGATGCACAAGCGGCAAAAAGGATGATAGAAGAAAATGAAATTGGTGCGCCAATCGTGGCTCGAGCTCATGCGATGAGAAGAAGAAAAGTTCCTGGTTGGGGAGTTTTCACAAATAAAGAGCTACAAGGTGGCGGCAGCTTAATTGATTGGGGCTGTCATTTCTTAGATTTATCTCTTTGGCTAATGGGGAATCCAAAACCGGTTGAAGTAGTTGGTCAATCGTACAACCGTTTAAGTAAAATGCCGAACCAAGTGAATCAGTGGGGAAGCTTTAATCATGAGACGTTTTCAGTAGATGATCACGTTACAGCGTACATTCGGTTTGATAATGGAGCAACGATGCTGTTTGAAACTTCTTGGGCGGCAAATATAAAAGAAGATTCAGAAGGTGTTAGTATTTCAGGCGAAAAAGGTGGAATCGACCTATTTCCATTGGAACTGAATCAAGTGAAGCACGGCATGTTAGTAAGTAGTAAAGCTGACTGGATTCCAGGTGAAGAAAATCCTGGAGTAGCACAAGTAACAAACTTTGTGGAAGCATGTTTAGGAAAAAGTGAACTCGTAGTGAAGCCAGAGGAAGCGCTGCAAGTTTCTCAAATAATTGATGCCATTTACTTAAGTAGTGAAACAGGCAGAAGTGTAAAGCTATAAAAGGAAAGGGAGGTTTTCATACATGAAGTTAGGTGTTTTTACCGTTTTATTTTCTCAAAAAAACTTAGATGAAATGCTAGACTATGTAAAAAACGCAGGGGTGAAAGCTGTAGAAATTGGGACAGGTGGCTACCCTGGAAATGCGCATTGCGATATCGATGCATTATTAGAAAGCGAAGAGCTTCGCAATGAATACTTAGAAAAGGTAACTTCTCGTGGTTTACAAATTAGTGCGTTTAGCTGTCACGGTAACCCGATTTCACCTGAGAAGTCTTTTGCAGAAGAATCACATATCGCACTGAAAAAATCTATCCAACTAGCTAATTTAATGGGCGTACCTGTTGTCAACTGTTTCTCTGGAACAGCTGGTGACCATGAAGAAGCAAAATATCCAAACTGGCCGGTTACACCTTGGCCAACAGAGTATGCGGATGTATTAAAATGGCAATGGGAAGAAAAGTTAATTCCTTATTGGAAAGAGATGGGGCAATTTGCGAAAGACCATAACGTCAAAATTGGCCTAGAACTGCATGGAGGATTTTTAGTTCATACTCCATATACTTTACTAAAATTACGTGAAGAAACGTGTGATGCCATTGGTGCGAACTTAGATCCGAGTCATTTATGGTGGCAAGGAATTGATCCAGTTGCGGCGATTAAAATTTTAGGAAAAGCAAATGCAATCCATCACTTCCATGCGAAGGATACGTACATTGATCAAGAGAACGTTAATATGTATGGATTAGTTGATATGCAACCGTACGGAGAAGTACAAACGAGAGCTTGGACATTCCGTTCAGTAGGCTGCGGACATAGTATTCAAGAATGGTCCGACATGATCAGTGCATTACGTACGTACGGCTACGATTACGTAGTGAGTATTGAACACGAAGATCCACTAATGTCTATCGAAGAAGGCTTTGCAAGAGCAGTTAAAAACTTAAATTCCATCATCATTGAAGAAAAACCTTCAGATATGTGGTGGGCGTAACGAATAGGAGAGAATCTGTAATAGACAGATTCTCTTTTTTTGAAAATTACTTGTAAAAAATTTCTAACAATGTTATAGTCAAACTATATTGTAATACAAAGTAGTGAAAAGTTCTTTTTTTATCAAACTATGTTGCATAACAAAATTGTTGTTCTCTTTTTTTGTTCAACTATATTGCAAAACAAGTTAGTGGAGGGAGGGGAAAGTGTGTCCACAAGTCAAATATTAAAAGGAATATTAGAAGGATGTTTACTTTCTGTTATTGGAAAAGGGGAAACGTACGGTTACGAAATGATAGAAAAACTAAACAAGTACGGATTTACTATGGTAAGTGAAGGAAGTATTTATCCACTTTTATTACGAATGAGAAAAGAGGGCCTTGTTATAACAACTCAGAAAGAACTTCCATCAGGTGGTCCGAAAAGAAAATATTATTCTTTAACAGCCAAAGGAAAAGAAGAGCTAGAAGAGTTTAAATTGCGTTGGGATGCGATTTCGAGCGGAGTTAATAACCTTTTAAAGGAGGATGAGTAGTGATGAAAGTATCGAAACAAAGTAAAGAGTTTTTACAAAATTTAAGAGCTTATTTAATTGCAAGTGGTAAAAAGGAACAAGAAATTGAAGAGATAATTAGTGAGTTAGAAGATCATTTAGTGGAAGCAGAAAAAGACGGTAAAAATGTAGAGGACATAGTCGGGCAAACGCCAAAGGAATATATGGAACAAATTGCAAAAGAAATGCCGCTAGATATTGGGGGAATATTAAAGTTCATTCCGATTATCTTTTTAGGAGCCTTTTCCTATATTTTACTAGGGGATGTTATTCGAGGTGGATTAGCCTATTCTGTTTTACAATTAGTTGGATATCCGATTATCTTTTTGTTTGTACTCTTGGTGTCTACAGTTGCAATCAAATATTTATCTAGTAACAAACTATCAAAAGTAAAAGAATGGACGTTATATTGTCTAATCGGTGGAATCCCAATGGCACTGTTTGTCGGGTTACTATTTTTAAACGATGCAATAGAAACTCCGATTTTTACATTTGGTCCGACGATTAATGTAATAGCTGCGATTTTTTCTATAGTCGTATTCATCGCCATAGCACTATGGTCTAAAACGTGGATGCCGATTGTACTACCATTAATTCTTTTTGTTCCTGAAGTAATCATCGGATTAACTTCCTTATCAGAAGAAACTAAACTAATCTTAACGGCGCTTATTTTACCTGTTGGCCTAGGTCTTTATTTTATCGTAATATGGCAGATGGAAAAGCAAAAAGTAGCAAACGTAATAGAATAAGGGATTAAGCAAGAGGATTGTTAACAGGATAGTAGAGAAGAAAGAAAAATAATAATAGGGAAAAAACGTGAAAAGGGGTCAATGTAATCTTCTGACCCCTTAAAAAATTCCTTTATGCAGTTCCTAAAACAACGCCTAATTTTTTCAAATATTGACGATACGCGATACTTACACGGTCACTTTTCAATGAAAGCTCCACCTGTAAGTCTAGCGGTAGATCTTCAGGTTTTTGATTTTCTACAATAGGTTTATCTTGAGCAAAAATCATATCCTGATAAGCAATTGTTTCCTCGTCAGATGTATTCGTATCGTAGTTAAATGCAAGAATACCATAAACAACCGACTTTTTCTCTTCAACAGGGGAAACGGTTAGCAAAATAGTAAACTTGTTATCTGTGTCAGGATCTCTCTTAGTAAAACGAACAGTTAATGGACTTAATATTTCGTACGTGTAATACACATACTTTGATTGACCTGAGCCATCAGGATCTGGTTGGAAAATAGCAATCTCATCAGAGTAAATACTATTTTCTCCCCAATTCATTTCATAGTCCTCGATAACAGGTTTATCTTCTACTCCTAAAATACCACCGTGTACAAATGCAAGATGTCCAACATCTAAAAAGTTTTCTACTATTCTAGGTGGGTTAGCGTTTACTGAAGTTGGTCCCCACATAATTTTTCTTACATCTTCATTCTCCCACTCCGTAAAATCAAAAAATGTACTATCATCAGTCGATAAATTTACCCAAATAAATCCGTATTTTTCCGCACAATGATATTTAATTGCTTTAGCTTTCATTGGAATTTTTCGTCCTTCTGGAAGTTGAGGAATCTTCTCGCAATCTCCATTTGAGTTATATTCCCATCCGTGATACGCACATACTAAATTTCCGTCCTTTACACAACCTAAAGATAGTGCTGCACCTCGATGAATGCAAAGATCTTTGAAAGCATGAACGCCTTCTTCATTTCTAAATAGAACGATACGCTCTCCTAAAATAGTAACAGATATAGGTTTATCGCTTACTTCTTCAGAAATACAAGCTACAATCCACTCTTTTTGTAATACTGGGTCTTTAACTAACATTCGCTTTTCTCCTTATATACATTGTGATTTAACATTATGTTAAGTTAAAATTGTTCGTTAGTCAATTAAAAAACGAACAATAATTATATCATCTAATAAAATATACGTATTTTATATTTACAAAACTAATTTTAACTTCTATAATACAAATTATCGAAAAACTGAATCACATTTAGGGGGACAATTACGAGATGAAGACAGAAGAGAAAAATAACGGGCTCATCGTTGGAGTAGATGATAAACTTAGCCCAGGTAAAGCGACAATACTTGGCTTACAGCACGTTCTTGCGATGGATTTATACATTGCTCCAATAATAATTGCTGGATTATTAGCACTCGATACACAAAATACTACTTTCTTTATTCAAATGTGTTTTCTTGCAGCTGGGTTAGGAACGTTAATTCAAACTGGTTTTGGTATGAGGTTACCAGTAGTGCAAGGTCCGTCATATGTTCCGATTGGTGCATTAGCGGCAATTGGTGGAAAATTGGGCTTAGGAGCAATAGCTGGTAGTTTAATTCCCGGCGCAATATTAATTGCTATTATTGGATATCCATTAAAATGGTTTGCGAAAGTAGTAAAAAGAATTATTCCCCCTTTGGTAGGTGGAACAGTTATTGTAATCGTAGGGATTTCTTTAATGCCAGTTCCTTTTAAAAGTATTTATTCTTCTCCAGGTAATTTAGGAGATAATGCGATGATAGCAATTGTTACGGTCGCTGTTCTTATCCTTTGTATGTTATTAGGGAAAAAGCAGCAAGGATTAGGGACGTTTTTCCGATTAGTTTCTGTTATTTTAGCAATCGTTGTAGGAACGATTACGGCCGCTTTTTATGGAAGAGTTGATTTTTCTCCAGTTGCAGATGCAGCTTGGTTCTCGTTACCAAAGTTAATGCCTTTTGGACCTCCAGTATTTGATTTAAATGCAATTTTAATTATGGTATTTATTTATTTTATTATTTTAGTAGAAACAACAGGAACTTGGTTCGTCGTATCAAAAGTAACGGATAGTGAATTAACAGATAAACGATTAAACAAAGCTTCTTTCGGTGAGGGGTTAGGTTGTTTTGTAGGATCTTTAGTTGGTGGAACACCGATGACAGGTTATTCTTCTAACGCTGGTCTAATTGCCATTACTGGTGTTGCTAGTCGTGTCGCTATTTTAGCTGCAGGAGGAATATTAGTTTTACTAGGTCTTCTTCCTAAACTATCGGCATTAATAACTTGCGTACCTGCCCCAGTTATTAATGGAATTTTTGGTGTAGTTTGTATCACTATTGCGATGAACGGCTTTAAAGTAATTCAACACGTTGTATTAGATGATCGAAATATGATTGTTATCGGTTTACCAATTCTATTAACAATTGGTGTAACAGTAATGCCTTCTGAAATTTTATATAGTATGCCGGATTTAGCCAACTACGTATTATCTTCTGGTACGGCAGTAGGTGCTTTAGCAGTCCTCATATTGAATTTAATTATTCCTGAGGACAAAAAGAAAGTTCCGATTAAGAACGCGGCATAACGAAAAGTTGGGATGTCCTAAAAGTCAGTAAAGACTGACTTTTAGGACTTTTTTTGTTCCTTACTCCTTATAAGGATTCTAAAACCTCATTAGTTCATAGTACAGATTTTCCATTATGTGTAGTTTTCACGGATGTTGGCTTCATTCTATTAATTGAGAACGAACACTGTAAACTACCCTACTATCTGAATGAAATTCATACAAACAAGTGGGAAAACAATAAGGTTTCTCCACTAATTTGGCATTTATTGGACAGCCCCTTTTCCTTAATTTCTCAAGGCGAAATGTTTGACATAAATTTAGCCACAGATTACTTTTAAAATAATTAAGGAATCAATTGGAAATAGTAATGGATAGTATATGAACGAAAGGAATGATTGGAATGAAAACAACGATTAATTGGGAAGGCAAAATGGCTTTCGGAAGTGTAACACCATCTGGTCATGAATTAAAAATGGATGCAGCCCCTGAAGTTGGGGGAGAAAATAGTGGACCAAGACCGACAGAACTATTATTAAATGCGGTAGCTGGCTGTACCGGTATTGACATTATCTCGATCTTACATAAAATGCGCTTAGAGCCGACTGGATTTACAATGGATGTAGAAGGAGAACGAGCGGACGATCATCCTAAAAAGTTTACGAAAGTACATATTCACTACTCGTTAGAAGGAGAGCTTCCTGAAGATAAAGTAGTGCGAGCCATTAAGTTATCCAAAGATACGTATTGCTCCGTGTCCCATTCTTTAAGTGCGGAAATCTCGGTTAGTTATTCTATTAATGGAAAAAAAGGGGAACAGTCTATATAAAAGTAGATGCGGTCCAAAAGATTGACTATCGCAAATAAACTGCGTGCTACCGCAATAAAATTGGAACTAGCCTCCACCGGCCAACCCTTTTTAAGCAGTATCAAATGCCAATACAAAAAAAGTGGGAGAAACAAAGTCGTTTCCCCTACTTTTTTAATAATACACTTCATTTAACTTAAAACGCCCCAGACCCACCACCGCCACCACCAGTTCCGCCACTACTATAAGAGGAAGAACTGCTGCTAGAACTGTCACTTGTAGCGCTCGAAGCAGAATGGAAATTGTTAGAAGTTAGTGCGCCTAACATATATAAAGATTGGTAGCTTGTACTCGAATGCCGTCCCGTTAAAGTTGGTGTAGTGAAGGCTTCAACGAATTCTTTATGCTTTTCGGTTAATCTTTTATTATTAATACCTAGCCCATAAATGTAAGCTCGCATTTTCTCATCTTCGGTCCAGTGCGTCCAATCTTGTTTCGTTACCTCTAAAAACTTCTCTTTAAACACTTTCCAACTGTAGTGAATACTAGCACCTTCAAACGTTTTTGGTCGATACGATATCGCGTAAATAAGAACGGTTAAAAACAACACAATCGTTACAATAAAGGCACTATACAATTCGTAGGTAGGAAAATAAAACAAAAACGGTAAAAGTAGAAGATTTATTAATATCAATGACAAGCTATACTTTGTTTTATTATGATAAAGCGTATGTTGGTTAACTTCTTCTTTTACTGCACCTTGCCATTCGGATTGAAATTCATGATACTTATCATGGTTATTTTCATCACTAGTGTAATTTTTCAAGTCGTTAAATTGAAACGTACCATCGTTACCTATTTTATAAAAAAGCCATTCTATTAAAATCGTTTCATGATGAAGCTCTGGAGATTTATTCATAACTGTAAATGTATCTTTACCGCTTTTTTGCACATACCCTTGTCGGATTAAATCTAGTAACGAAGCAGCCATTGCATGCTCATTTAATACTTTAAAGTTTGTAAAATAGAAAACAGCTGGCATACTTAATTTTTGTTGAGGCAATGTGTTAAATGATGGATGTTCTCTCTTTACTGAAGCTAATTGGTTTCTCATCAAAAAATAATCTCGTAAAAATAAAAATAATAGAAGCATTGAAACAACTGGTAGACCAATTGCTGCAATAGAAGATAGCGTTTCTTTCTTTTCTTCTCTTTCAATCGCTGCTAAAACTTGTTCCTGTTGTTCCGCCAATAATTGTTGTCTCAACGTACCGGTATTCGTTCCCGTTGTAGCCGGAAAGAGGCTAGAAGGATAGGCAACGCGAATATCCCCATTTTCCCTTCTAGGAACTTTTCCGTATTGGAATACGACCACTCCTGAATCCTGAATTTGTTCTGTATTATACGCAGTATCATATCCGAAAGCTATTACATCATCGGTAGGTTGCGGAGGATGAACCGTAATAACTAGATGTTCGTAAGTAGACTCATTTCTACTATCAAAAAATGGCCAATAAAACTGTGTGACGTCCTCGTAAACATCGACAGCACCATCAATTGTATAAGTAATCGTAAAGGTGATCGTTTCGTCGTTCCCAGCTCGATGTATTTTGTATACATTTTCTTCTCGTTCCACATGTAATGTGTTTTCCTGTTCCGATGCTGTTACTTGTTGAATATGAGCACCTTCTTTAGGGACGATTTCTCTAGTTATGCCATTAAAATCTCCCCTAAATTCGTATGTATGCAGCTCCATAACATAAACATCGCCGTTATCTTGTAAGTACGCATCAATTTCTACATTTGTAATAGAATAATCGACAGCAAATCCTTTTGTAGGAAAGGTCATAACGAGTAAAAGTAATAATAAAGAACTCATGCAAATTTTTTTCATCTTCGCACCTTCCTTTCATCATTACATACGTAACAAACAAGGAAAAGTTTCACAAAATGTAGAATGCTTCCGTTTCTTAATGTAATTTGTCTGAATATTATTGAAATGATTATTAGCTTGTTTTATGATGAAATAAATAGGAAAAAAGTTGGTATACAGAAGTCCTTATAAATTATTAAAAAAGGATAGAGGGGTCGAAACTATTGAAAAATTTTAGATGGACGGTAGCTAAGAAGCTCTACGCTGGTTTTATCGCCGTAGTGCTAGTACAAGGGATATTTATTATGTTATTATCCTCTGTTTCATTTGTAGAAGGTGCTATTTTCCTTTTAGTAGGTTTAATAATAGGGCTTTCGATAGCATTTGTGGTAGCGCGGATGATTACGAAACCGTTAGAGATTGTGAATAAAGGAATGAAAGAGGTAGCAGAAGGAAATTTAACGATTGATCCAATAGAAGTGAAAACGAACGATGAAATAAGGGACTTAGCCTTATCTTTTAATACGATGGGAACGAATTTAGCAAACTTAATTAGAAAAGTACTAGTTGCCTCCGAGACGGTAGCTGCCTCCTCCCAACAGCTACTAGCAAGCTCAGAGCAAACTTCGAAAGCAGCAGAACAAATAACGGAAGTGATTCAAGAAATTGCGGCAGGTTCTGACAATCAAGTGGAAAGCGCTCTAACAGCCAATGACTCTATTATACATATTGCGAAAGGAATGGAGCAGGCCTCAAACTCCATTGTAACCGTTTCAACTTATAGTGCTGAAACGAACATAAAAGCAGAAGAAGGCAATAAAATTGTCATGGATACGGTAGCGCAAATGAGTATTGTTCAAGAGCGTGTATCAGAAATCGCTACTATTATTAGTAGTTTAGGTGAACGTTCCCGTGAAATCGGGGTAATTGTCGATGTCATTTCGAAAGTAGCTAGTCAAACGAATTTATTAGCGCTAAATGCAGCAATCGAGGCAGCGCGTGCTGGTGAGCATGGAAGAGGATTCGCTGTCGTTGCAGATGAAGTAAGGAAGCTTGCGGAAGAATCGAATGATGCTACAGAACAAATTCGTGTAGTAATTGAAAAGGTCAGGGAAGAAATTAATCAAGTTTCCCTTTCTATGAATGCTGGTACTAACTCGGTCAAAGTTGGGATTGAAAAAGTAAACGAAACGGGAAAATCATTTCAAGAAATACGAACAATGATTGCAGGTATAACCTCACAAGCAGAAGATGTATCAGCAATTGCAGAAAGAGTAAGTACAAGTACGGAACAAATGGTACAGCAAATGGCTGACATTACAAACGTCTCTGAAAAATCAGCACATAATTCTCAAATGGTTGCAGCTTCAGCTGAAGAGCAAAACGCATCGATGGAGGAAATAGCAGCATCGGCTAACGCCCTAAGTCACATGGCTCAAGAACTACAAGAGCATATTTCCATTTTCAGAGTTTAGTAGTTACTTAATACAATCATATAAAAATTTTCAAAGCTTGTTTCCTGTTGGAGCAGGCTTTTTTTGCTATTTACAAAAATAAAAAACTATTTTTTGAAAATAATAGGTTGTAAAGCTGAAAAGTAAGTTATATAATGTCTACTATATAAAAACAAGTGTATACCACAAAAGTACATCGGGGTGATAGGAAATGAGAGAAAATGTAAATGTAGGCTTATTAGGATTAGGAACTGTTGGTACGGGTGTAGTTAAAATGATTCAACGTCAACAAGAACAGCTTTTCCATCAAGTTGGCTGCTCGGTATCTATAAAAAAAGTGTTAGTAAAAAATGTAGACAAAG from Sutcliffiella cohnii encodes:
- a CDS encoding methyl-accepting chemotaxis protein, with the protein product MKNFRWTVAKKLYAGFIAVVLVQGIFIMLLSSVSFVEGAIFLLVGLIIGLSIAFVVARMITKPLEIVNKGMKEVAEGNLTIDPIEVKTNDEIRDLALSFNTMGTNLANLIRKVLVASETVAASSQQLLASSEQTSKAAEQITEVIQEIAAGSDNQVESALTANDSIIHIAKGMEQASNSIVTVSTYSAETNIKAEEGNKIVMDTVAQMSIVQERVSEIATIISSLGERSREIGVIVDVISKVASQTNLLALNAAIEAARAGEHGRGFAVVADEVRKLAEESNDATEQIRVVIEKVREEINQVSLSMNAGTNSVKVGIEKVNETGKSFQEIRTMIAGITSQAEDVSAIAERVSTSTEQMVQQMADITNVSEKSAHNSQMVAASAEEQNASMEEIAASANALSHMAQELQEHISIFRV